The following are from one region of the Geotrypetes seraphini chromosome 12, aGeoSer1.1, whole genome shotgun sequence genome:
- the LOC117346146 gene encoding vomeronasal type-2 receptor 26-like → MGAAPGHESSSQTPPQSRCSQSCAPGYRKLPRERESICCYDCILCPAGEISNETDMDNCIRCPEDQWPNEKGNVCIPKIISFLSHQEPLGIVLILISIFFLIITAIILGIFINYRDTPIVKSNNSNLSYILLVSLLLCFLCSLIFIGHPDEVTCVLQQTVFGITYSISLSSVLAKTIIVVMAFQSTKPGSKLHKWMGSRVSYSIVLSCSIFQVLLCLVWLGTAPPFPYLNMQAEDGTIQIECNEGSAIALYCVLGYLGFLAGISFIVAFLARNLPDSFNEAKHITFSMLVFCSVWVSFFPTYLSTRGKYMVAVEIFAILASSSGILGCIFFPKCYIILLKPDRNNRKYITKK, encoded by the exons ATGGGAGCAGCACCAGGACATGAGTCTTCTTCCCAG ACACCTCCACAATCCAGATGCAGTCAGAGCTGTGCTCCTGGATATAGGAAATTACCCAGAGAAAGAGAATCCAtctgctgctatgactgtatTCTCTGTCCAGCTGGAGAGATCTCCAATGAAACTG aTATGGATAATTGTATAAGATGCCCAGAGGACCAGTGGCCCAATGAAAAGGGAAATGTCTGCATCCCCAAAATAATAAGCTTCCTTTCCCATCAAGAACCTTTGGGAATTGTTCTGATACTTATCAGTATTTTCTTTCTCATCATCACTGCCATCATTCTGGGAATCTTCATTAATTACCGAGACACTCCTATTGTGAAATCCAACAACTCAAACCTAAGTTACATTCTTCTGGTCTCCCTCTtgctctgcttcctctgctcATTGATATTCATAGGCCATCCTGATGAAGTGACTTGTGTTCTTCAACAGACTGTCTTTGGAATAACGtactccatctctctctcctctgtcctGGCAAAAACAATAATTGTGGTCATGGCTTTCCAGAGCACCAAGCCTGGAAGCAAGCTGCATAAGTGGATGGGCTCCAGGGTCTCATACTCTATAGTCCTTTCCTGTTCTATTTTTCAAGTCCTCCTATGCCTTGTCTGGTTAGGTACTGCTCCTCCATTCCCATATCTTAATATGCAAGCAGAAGATGGAACAATTCAaattgaatgtaatgaagggtCAGCAATTGCATTGTACTGTGTTCTTGGTTACCTGGGATTTCTTGCTGGTATCAGCTTCATTGTAGCTTTTCtagcaagaaatctacctgacagTTTCAATGAGGCCAAGCACATCACCTTCAGTATGCTGGTATTCTGCAGTGTCTGGGTGTCTTTCTTCCCTACATACCTGAGCACCAGGGGCAAGTATATGGTAGCAGTGGAGATATTTGCTATTCTGGCTTCTAGTTCTGGAATACTGGGTTGTATCTTCTTCCCTAAGTGCTACATTATTCTACTAAAGCCTGACAGGAACAACAGGAAATatatcacaaaaaaataa